The nucleotide sequence tctttgtgttaatacatccaaaaatgaattaatatttaaatgaaaaatgaattcattgactattcgaagattacatacataattttaattaacttatttcaatggccgaaattacactcaaagtggccgaaattataagctggccgaaatttggcacacttcccctaatatTCGTGATAGAAGAGTCAAAACGTATAAATCCaaagtttgggcccgatctAACAAGATCGGATTTCACATCGGATCACAAATGCTGCAATTGCAAAGAATCTCAGATAATAAGcgtttcagttttatttatttaaaaacaaatagttTGTTatgaaaaataactaaatttctTATAACACTGACGTAATCAGAACAATTCCGTAAGCACAATTTTCccagattaaaataaaaaatcagccTTCCAagctttattaataaaatttaaattctcttTTCAGTTGAATTAATAATTGCGAAACCAAAAACAgtgcaaaataataatcaagCTGTTGAAGACATCACATTGAgtcgtttcttttaaattcaaacgagGTAAGTTCTTGGAAGTGCTGGTAGTGGCACTTTCAGAAATGTAGAGATCTTTGacattttctatagaaatttaggaagtgctggaagtggtgtacacgatTTTTTGACTAATATTTCTCTCttggatttatttttgaaatacttgtGACCTGTGTCTCTTCAGGCATTAACCATTTCTGAATCTTTGAAGCAGACAATCATAAGGTCACTATAAGAGATGCGTTTTATGCGGTTATCAGCTCACTGAGTCAAAACACTGAATCTTCCATCATGACTAAAAATTTTACcgattttatgtatatcctGTTCCTGTAgggatttttcatccaatttagaAATTGATGACGCGGATTCATTCAGGCAGTATCCCTGAAAAATgtctcttacggcgttatcacacttgcacattaaaattttaatgtgattcacattaattgtctctTGTtagtgtccaaatatgttatttgtgtctttgagtcacttaatatttggggtttttctatttattgataaagaagtggtcttggtctgcaaaaataagtttaaatttacctaaagcataaatatttttcacattaaaaaattaaagagaaaatcgcattaatttttcgcattaatgctataaatcaattcatatcaaattttgcgggccaagtctacctttttatcaacaaatagatcaaattttgaatataaaatgattcaaacacacaaattacacatttggattctcaccagcgacaattaatgtgaatcatattaaaattttaatgtgcaagtgtaataTGCAAGTGCAAAAACacattatttcttattatttatcgtTCCTTTTTTATGCATAGTtgactaataaaaatttttcaaatattcaaaaccaCCATTTTCTTCTCAAATAACATAACTTCAAAAATTATAACTGAATGACATGATGTTGGTTtcacgtatttgaccatttgtttgactttttcaaaatgtcaagaaacttttggtcgATGCTGTTATGTTCGATAATCCGTTCTGTCAGTgagaaaaagagagaaagaaTAATTTAGACTCAGTCGTCTTGGTCAATTTCCCACATGCtgctatataaaattaatttacttaagaaaaaaatattacaacattttattaaatttagtttaattaggCGCTTGAAACtcgaaagtgctaaaaagtgtttcGAAATACACCACATTACCCTATTagattcattattttattaggTTTTACAATTAATTCATTTGTATTTTTGGTTCTGTTGTACATTGTCCATCAACTAACCAGGAATTCATATTCTCGTATGATCGTATGAATTGTCCAAATTTATCAGGAGAGGATTCATGAAGTTTCTTGCAGAGATTGTTGTAGGTCTTTTGGGTAGATACATATTTGTAGTGTTTCTTCCACCAAAAATATTTGTTGTAGTCACCGATGTTGGCAACGATATTTTTAAGATAGATTGCTAATTTTGTTGCACTTTCGAAATCATTGGCATTAATGTAAGAATGGGATGGGAGATAATTGGAGTAGTTTGCTCCACCATAAACTACAGGAACTATGTAGTATTTCATGATATCGAAAACTTTCTCTGTGAGGTAGTCCTTGCAGAGGGAATTCTCGAAAGAGAGGTAAAAATAGTACCTTTCCTCAACGAGCTTGTAGCAGTCGCTTTGATTATTTTTGTCACATCTGCAAAAGATTTGGTAGTAAACGTAGAGTAGCACAATATTTACTATGGTTACGAACTTACTGAAGTGTTCCACATTTTCCGTAGATGTCAATATCAATATGTGTTTTCATGACTTCTACTAGGTCATTTCTTCCCGATGTTGCATTGCAATTGGACACAAACCATGCTGCGATTTTTGTCTTTGTTCTAACTTTGTGGTAAAGTTCAGTATTGAAGTCATTTTCGAATGAGGGTAATTTCCAGATTGGAGCCTGAAGATCACTAATGTAGGATACGTGTTTATCACTAATAAATCCATATGGCCAGTAAATGTCCGAATCCCTTCGGTACGTCATTGTGAGATTGTAAATTTCAGCGGAGATATTAAGGAACTTATGCTTAGTAAAGAAAGGACTCTCAAGATCAGCAAACACATAATACTGATATGGAGATCTCTCAGTTGGGAACACTTCGTTAACTGACCAATTGTCTGATCCACTAAAAACCAAAGCATCGTATTTCTTTATATCACTAAAATAGTTCTTATCTGCAGTTATGACACAATCAACGTCCAAATTCGTCACAGGAATCCTTTCCATCCATTTTGGAACTTCATACAGCAATATCACTTTAGgttcagaaatttttaaattgacttCACTAATATTCTCTTCTCGCGTAATTAAGTACACTAACTGCCAAAGGAATAGAACAATAATTATGACCAGGCAGAAGAAAGTGAATCTTCTCACTGAAACCTCCATCATATTACTAAAACTTAGGAAATTCCAAAAATCAATGGGGGATCGTCATACTTTTTCTTATATGGAATATATCAATTTAAGCTATTGTTTATTCAGCTGATTCTGCCACAGTCTGTTTGTTACAAATTTTGATAAGCAATAATTCCTGGTGAGTGATACactatttttttacatattgtaAGACGCAGAAATACAACTTTAGTTTTCCCCAATATTTTTGGTGCTTATGCACCTCTTCCCAATGCCAAGTGGTGTTCTGCGTGGTATCTACCTCACAATTATAGCGGTTAGAAACAGaagtttgaaattcaattgtaaaTTCCAATTAAGTAATCGATTCAACACTTTATGTTGAATCGATCGATATACGTCAGTGATCGCCTCTGATGTCACACAGTTCGGCCAGTGTAAAATCTTGGCCCCATGAGTGTTTTTCCTCTTATAAGACTCTTCAAGTCttataatatcaatttttttcaacactTCAAAGACATCAAGGTAACTCAGAGTTTTAGGCTTTTGTAAACTTCTAATGAATGTTTACAATCAATAGCAAATGTGTACTACAAGAGcaaatatgtatttaaaatttattcagaaTTTTAAATTGGATTATTAGTTACGAAATATATTAATTAAATGGTTGGTGCCTCAACCAAGGTCTAACAGAATTTGTGCGATCAATGAATTTTTCAGCTCGATTCATTTATCAATAAAGCGGCATTGAGATTTCCTGTGCTCACAATAGAGAACATCAGGTTCTGGATCTATGCTGTAATCTGTCAGGATATTGAGGAAACCCTGAAGTCGACGTATGCTTAGTGTTTTATACAGTGTTTTAATCCATGTCAATCCACACCATAAAATTAACCTTTGCATGTTATGCAAGAAATCAAACAGCCTTTATGGCTAGGTTTCCTTTAAACTCTCTCTGTGAGCATGCACATTagggtgtttcaaaaaaaaaaagtctttttggcCCAGGcggaaaaatgttctatatgaTGAGACAATTAAATGCTTCTTAGACATGAAAAATATCGGACGTTGTTTAGAGGTGCTCCAAGGCCACTTTAGGTACagtgaaaatcaccaaaaattcataaattcggccggaataaatttatcaacgacaaactactgagaattttatctcaatattttagtggaatattgctaatttagtagacaatgtttttgcaaaatttcattgagatcggataagaaatagatttttaaaaaaacaattggtaagttcaaaactttaagaaataagaatgtgccaactcacatattcgctaataattcatcttctagtgatcagaaattaattagtgatagctcattggaaaggtaatGAGTTGTActacaatgtttgtaaacataccaAGTTTGGAAAATCACCGCAAGGTGGCTCAAACATGAAATGTCagtaaaaattgccaaaattttaccctagagttggtaacttgaaaattcatctatagaatactttaaaaaatattgaagtactgTTTTTTGCTGATCGTAAAGGATACGTAGGATTACTTATTATCTATATGATCCCCCGTTCGGACCACTATAAATGCATGATTTGTGTGATAGAGGCTTCCTACAAAAATACAAACACTCTAGCTTAGAGCAAAATTCACTGGAAATTGTCTAGAGCGCACTGAAAATGTAACTCTATGGAAACTCTATCAAGTGGAATTCTTCAGGGGGCCACCTTGATTAGAATCAAGCGTCAATTTGATCTTTAACATCTACTTATTAAGCACAAAGGAAATTTCTTGAGGACATAGGACGttccaaacattttattttctttttttcctcactttttaaattgatctaaaaagtaacaaaaaatgtcctaatgttttcttatgttttcagacataagaaaaagatTGGGCGCTGTTTAAAAGTGGTACAATGGattttaaattggttaaaaattaagaaaaataagtacgattgtcaagaaatcaatttctatactgaaactcaaataaaatatttaagaagtctctttttcttcttgtaaGGAACACATAGTACTGCATTTCGTTTGTCTACGAACTCCTGCTCTGATTATATAAAAGGTTCCATTTCAGTGATAAAGGCATGGATAGAGTCACCGGAGTtaccttaaatataaaaattgaaatctgtcttatcccttttagagaaattttgttttccactttacttcaagatatttaaaaagaatgccTTAATTTCTAATTCTTTTACAGTGCTATTACACAAGGCTTTCCACAATTTaactttacattaaattttgagcattaagatgttacaatgataatgattttacaatttaattgtttttacaatggcctaaaacgcaaaatcctttcctcctaagatctgtccttgacaaatttcttttaacccccaaaagaaatcttcatgtaaattttttacgaagtttttttttttaatttacccaagtggcaaaatatttttcttttatttttcttgacccGGTCTTTACATCGTCCTAAAACACAATGTCCTTTCATTCTAAGAcatataataatgataaattttttctaGCCCCCGCAAGacgttttcaagtaaattttttacgaagttttgtttttaatttaccaaagaagcaaaatctttgtttttttaaaaatttttttaccctgtttttacatcgacctaaatcacaaaatcttttcctcctaagacctgtccttgatatttttttagcccccagaagacgttttcacgtaaattttttacgaagcttttttctttaatttacccaagtagccaaatattttttttaattgaccctgtctttacgtcgacctaaaacaaaacacaaaattctttccttctaagacctgtccttgataattttttttagcccccagaagacgttttcatataaattgtttacgaagctttttttttaatttacccaagaagcaaaatctttgtttttctttaatttttcttgacccggtctttacatcgtcctaaaacacaatgtcctttcatcctaagacatataataatgataaattttttctagcccccgcaagacgttttcacgtaaattttttacgaagctttttttaatttacccaagaagcaaaatctttgtttttttaaccctgtttttacatagacctaaaccacaaaatcttttcctcctaagacctgtccttgatatttttttttagcccccagaagacgttttcatataaattttttacgaagtttttttttaatttacccaagaagcatctttgttttttaccctgtttttacatcgacctaaatcacaaaatcttttcctcctaagacctgtccttgatatttttttagcccccagaagacgttttcacgtaaattttttacgaagcttttttctttaatttacccaagtagccaaatatttttttaattgaccctgtctttacgtcgacctaaaacaaaacacaaaattctttcctcgtaagacctgtccttgataattttttttagcccccagaagacgttttcatataaattgtttacgaagctttttttttaatttacccaagaagcaaaatctttgtttttttttaacactgtttttacatagacctaaaccacaaaatcttttcctcctaagacctgtccttgatattttttttagcccccagaagacgttttcacgtaaatttttcacgaagcttttttctttaatttaacacaagtagcaaattttttttaattaactctgtctttacgtcgacctgaaacaaaacacaaaattctttcctcgtaagacctgtccttgataattttttttagcccccagaagacgttttcatataaattgtttacgaagctttttttttaatttacccaagaagcaaaatctttgttttttttaacactgtttttacatagacctaaaccacaaaatcttttcctcctaagacctgtccttgatattttttttcagcccccagaagacgttttcacgtaaattttttacgaagctttattttaaatttacccaagaaggaaaatctttgttttttaattttttttacccagtttttacatcgacctaaaccacaaaattctttcctcgtaagacctgtccgtgatatttttttatcccccagaagacgttttcacataaattttttacgaagcttttttttttaatttacccaagaagcaaaatctttgttttttttaacactgtttttacatagacctaaaccacaaaatcttttccttttaagacctgtccttgatattttttttcagcccccagaagacgttttcacgtaaattttttacgaagctttttttttaat is from Phlebotomus papatasi isolate M1 chromosome 1, Ppap_2.1, whole genome shotgun sequence and encodes:
- the LOC129809789 gene encoding alpha-(1,3)-fucosyltransferase C-like — its product is MERIPVTNLDVDCVITADKNYFSDIKKYDALVFSGSDNWSVNEVFPTERSPYQYYVFADLESPFFTKHKFLNISAEIYNLTMTYRRDSDIYWPYGFISDKHVSYISDLQAPIWKLPSFENDFNTELYHKVRTKTKIAAWFVSNCNATSGRNDLVEVMKTHIDIDIYGKCGTLQCDKNNQSDCYKLVEERYYFYLSFENSLCKDYLTEKVFDIMKYYIVPVVYGGANYSNYLPSHSYINANDFESATKLAIYLKNIVANIGDYNKYFWWKKHYKYVSTQKTYNNLCKKLHESSPDKFGQFIRSYENMNSWLVDGQCTTEPKIQMN